From Delphinus delphis chromosome X, mDelDel1.2, whole genome shotgun sequence, a single genomic window includes:
- the LOC132418750 gene encoding LOW QUALITY PROTEIN: putative MAGE domain-containing protein MAGEA13P (The sequence of the model RefSeq protein was modified relative to this genomic sequence to represent the inferred CDS: deleted 3 bases in 2 codons; substituted 1 base at 1 genomic stop codon), whose translation MLHSWKSQCDVLEVGLQAGKEAQGLVGAQVPVAEEEGTASSLCPLTQGPSEAVPAAGTRSVPRRSQRARSSVAVAAIPLSKSNEGCSRQAEGVSTSQAPGFLLCDVLNKKVAKLLQFLSVKYVKQEPITKAEMLRNVIKEHKDHFPAIFSKACECMEVVFGIEVKEVDPTSHSYVLVKTLDLTYAGMLSDDQRVPKAGLVVLILGVIFMQGNRAPEEKIWEVLSVIGMYAGQEDFVYGETKKLITKELVEEKYLEXRQVPDSDPPHCEFLWGPRAHAESSKMKVLEFFAKIDETDPTAFSRWYEEALRDEKKRAQARAAAGANTSAMASGSSSVMPSSLSCPE comes from the exons ATGCTTCACAGTTGGAAGAGTCAGTGCGACGTGCTTGAAGTAGGCCTTCAGGCCGGAAAAGAGGCTCAGGGCCTGGTGGGCGCACAGGTCCCTGTAGCTGAGGAGGAGGGGACA GCCTCCTCGCTCTGTCCTTTGACCCAGGGCCCCTCAGAGGCTGTGCCTGCTGCTGGGACGCGGAGTGTG CCCCGGAGGTCGCAGAGAGCCCGCTCCTCCGTGGCCGTCGCAGCCATTCCACTGAGCAAGTCAAATGAGGGCTGCAGCAGGCAAGCAGAGGGTGTGAGCACCTCCCAGGCTCCCGGGTTCTTGCTCTGTGACGTGCTAAACAAGAAGGTGGCCAAACTGTTGCAGTTCTTAAGTGTCAAGTATGTAAAACAGGAGCCCATCACAAAGGCAGAAATGCTGAGGAATGTCATCAAAGAGCACAAGGACCACTTCCCTGCCATCTTCAGCAAAGCCTGTGAGTGCATGGAGGTTGTCTTTGGCATTGAAGTGAAGGAAGTGGACCCCACCAGCCACTCCTATGTGCTCGTGAAGACACTAGACCTCACCTACGCCGGGATGCTGAGTGATGACCAGCGCGTGCCCAAGGCCGGCCTCGTGGTACTTATCCTGGGTGTGATCTTCATGCAGGGCAACCGTGCCCCTGAGGAGAAAATCTGGGAAGTGCTGAGTGTTATTGGGATGTATGCTGGGCAGGAGGATTTCGTCTACGGGGAGACCAAGAAGCTCATCACCAAAGAGTTGGTGGAGGAGAAGTACCTGGAGTAGCGCCAGGTGCCCGACAGTGATCCCCCACACTGCGAATTCCTGTGGGGTCCAAGGGCCCACGCTGAAAGCAGCAAGATGAAAGTCCTGGAGTTTTTTGCCAAGATCGATGAGACTGACCCCACTGCATTCTCACGCTGGTATGAGGAAGCTTTGagagatgagaaaaagagagCTCAGGCCAGAGCTGCCGCGGGGGCTAATACTTCTGCCATGGCCAGTGGCAGCTCCAGTGTCATGCCCAGCAGCCTCTCCTGCCCTGAGTGA